The Parabacteroides sp. AD58 genome includes a window with the following:
- the udk gene encoding uridine kinase: MIIIGIAGGTGSGKTTVVRKIVNSLKPGEVVLLPQDSYYKDSSHVPAELRQQINFDHPDAFDWPLLLQHIQMLKEGKSIEQPVYHYQTSSRLAETIHVEPRPVIIIEGILALCDPDLRNMMDLKIFVDADPDERLIRVIQRDVVERGRTAEAVMERYTRVLKPMHQQFIEPTKRYADLIIPEGGNNEIAIHILKMYIEKHLHHEVNM, translated from the coding sequence ATGATTATTATTGGCATAGCAGGTGGAACCGGATCCGGAAAAACGACCGTGGTAAGAAAAATAGTAAACAGTCTGAAACCCGGAGAAGTAGTGCTCCTTCCACAGGATTCATATTATAAAGACAGCAGCCACGTACCGGCAGAATTGAGGCAACAGATCAATTTCGACCATCCGGATGCCTTCGACTGGCCATTGTTGCTACAACACATTCAGATGTTGAAGGAAGGGAAAAGCATCGAACAACCGGTATATCACTACCAGACAAGTTCCCGACTGGCAGAAACGATTCATGTAGAACCGCGTCCGGTGATTATTATTGAAGGAATTCTGGCCTTATGCGATCCGGATTTACGCAACATGATGGACTTGAAAATCTTCGTGGATGCCGATCCCGACGAACGGTTAATCCGTGTCATCCAGCGGGATGTTGTGGAACGCGGACGGACAGCCGAAGCGGTGATGGAGCGTTATACCCGAGTACTCAAACCCATGCATCAGCAGTTCATTGAGCCAACCAAACGATATGCCGATTTGATTATTCCAGAAGGCGGGAACAACGAAATTGCCATTCATATCCTGAAGATGTACATCGAGAAGCATCTGCATCACGAGGTGAATATGTAA
- the porU gene encoding type IX secretion system sortase PorU has translation MKRFLSFFIAVLLSFSSAWAVGNYTSQSVLSSGHWVKIKVTKNGVYKLTASDLSKMGFSDPSKVSIYGYGGWILDEKFSDSAYHDDLPAVPVWRDGSTLYFYARGTVKWDYETVNTQENKKLFVHTNNPYATAGYYFVTDATETHDMPEQASVEGAVRQISTFDDYQVWEKDEVAVNESGRELFGESFISTTTRNFTFSVPGITSDDAEVTMRFIARTTSRTPVTLTVGNAVLSLSISAPTSNASYTKAVAASGNVTWKGEKSESVKMEVTYGKTGDQNVYLDYIRFQMKRALKLYGTETAFRSVDAINNVSRFELADASESTVVLNVTDVTNPKRMQTTLEGTNLSFTAAASSQLQEYIAFDKNKLTDTPEIIGEVSTQNLHGLETPNMVIIVPPAFTAQAQRLAEAHRQRNGLTVEVINPEPIYNEFSSGTPDATAYRRLMKMFYDRNPEKLKYLLLFGDGCYDNRGLTREWQQNSSLLANMLLTYQSQNSIDIYSYTTDDYFGFLEDGSGASLASAKLCVGIGRFPIRTNDEAKAAVDKIISYMDNTLPGNWKNNITFVADDGSNADPDKNAHMKQADALAKIVEENHPEFRINKLYFDAYTKDRTGGNASYPDVETALQKQLKNGLMVLNYTGHGNTTSWSDEAVMTQSYIQQATYPYLPLWITATCDFTRFDALATSAGESVFLNEKSGGIALFTTTRAVFSQDNAVINQAIIRNLFSREGNRRYTLGEVMMKAKQSMETDSNKLNFTLIGDPALTLTFPDYSIAVTEINGKQLDSSEDITIKALERVTIKGEVRKPDGTKDSGFTGPLQSTIFDSKSTITTLDNFSTGTKFQYEDYPNTLYIGNDTVRNGEFSFTFTVPKDIAYSNDFGKMNFYALNNQDSIEAQGSFMDFRVGGTSDTGGDDTEGPEIRYLYLNDTTFVDGGQVNSTPLFVASLWDKSGINITGSSIGHDMMLIIDNQTSKSYNLNDYYQLVGNDGAGQVIFSIPQLEAGLHTAEFKVWDVLNNSTTQTFTFEVVKDMKPNLISVYATPVPAREQVTFHLKHNFPESQLTVKIEVYDMAGRLRWSHEETGSSEAFKDYQLEWNMMGNGNARLRPGVYIYRASLRSGNSQTATGANKMIILAQ, from the coding sequence ATGAAACGATTTTTGTCTTTCTTTATAGCTGTTCTTTTGTCATTTTCGTCGGCTTGGGCTGTCGGGAACTATACATCACAGTCGGTTCTTTCTTCAGGTCACTGGGTAAAAATCAAAGTGACAAAGAACGGAGTGTACAAACTGACGGCCTCAGACCTGAGCAAGATGGGCTTTTCTGATCCGTCGAAAGTTTCCATTTACGGATATGGAGGCTGGATACTCGACGAGAAATTCTCAGACTCGGCCTATCACGACGACTTGCCTGCCGTTCCGGTATGGCGAGACGGCTCAACGCTTTATTTTTATGCAAGAGGAACCGTCAAATGGGATTATGAAACGGTAAATACACAAGAGAATAAAAAGCTGTTCGTTCATACTAACAATCCTTACGCTACCGCCGGGTATTATTTTGTAACCGACGCGACAGAGACACATGACATGCCGGAACAAGCCTCGGTAGAAGGAGCCGTCAGACAGATTTCCACCTTCGATGATTACCAGGTATGGGAAAAAGACGAAGTGGCCGTCAATGAATCCGGACGCGAATTGTTCGGGGAATCGTTCATTTCGACGACAACCCGTAATTTCACCTTCTCTGTTCCCGGGATCACCTCCGACGACGCCGAAGTGACGATGCGTTTCATTGCCCGTACCACCAGCCGGACACCTGTAACGCTTACCGTCGGCAATGCCGTCCTTTCTCTTTCCATTTCCGCTCCTACCTCGAATGCCAGTTACACCAAAGCCGTAGCGGCATCAGGGAATGTGACGTGGAAAGGCGAGAAAAGCGAGTCGGTCAAGATGGAAGTCACCTACGGAAAAACGGGCGACCAGAATGTATATCTGGATTATATTCGTTTCCAGATGAAACGTGCCTTGAAACTTTACGGAACAGAGACCGCCTTCCGCAGCGTAGACGCCATCAACAATGTGTCCCGCTTTGAGTTGGCTGATGCTTCCGAGTCGACTGTCGTACTGAACGTAACCGATGTGACGAATCCGAAACGGATGCAGACCACGCTGGAAGGAACAAACCTTTCTTTCACGGCGGCTGCTTCCAGTCAATTACAGGAATATATTGCATTCGACAAGAATAAACTGACCGATACACCGGAAATCATAGGCGAAGTTTCCACACAAAACTTGCACGGACTGGAAACTCCGAACATGGTGATCATCGTTCCTCCGGCTTTTACAGCACAGGCTCAACGATTGGCAGAAGCACATCGCCAGCGCAACGGGCTGACGGTTGAAGTTATCAACCCGGAACCTATCTACAACGAGTTTTCAAGTGGAACACCAGATGCAACAGCTTACCGCCGCCTAATGAAAATGTTTTACGACCGGAACCCGGAGAAGCTGAAATACCTGCTGTTGTTCGGCGACGGCTGTTATGATAATCGCGGACTGACTCGCGAATGGCAGCAGAACAGTTCGCTATTGGCCAATATGCTCCTCACCTACCAGTCGCAGAACTCAATTGACATCTATTCTTATACAACCGACGATTATTTTGGTTTCCTAGAAGACGGCAGTGGCGCTTCATTAGCTTCGGCCAAACTTTGTGTGGGAATCGGCCGCTTTCCTATCCGCACGAACGATGAAGCCAAAGCAGCGGTCGACAAAATCATTTCCTACATGGATAATACACTTCCGGGTAATTGGAAGAACAACATTACATTTGTAGCTGATGACGGAAGTAATGCCGATCCTGACAAGAATGCACATATGAAGCAGGCTGATGCACTCGCAAAAATTGTAGAAGAAAATCATCCGGAGTTCCGCATCAACAAGCTTTACTTCGACGCGTATACGAAAGACCGTACAGGCGGAAATGCGTCCTATCCGGATGTAGAAACGGCTTTACAGAAGCAGCTGAAAAACGGACTGATGGTACTGAATTATACAGGACATGGCAATACGACGAGCTGGAGTGACGAAGCTGTAATGACGCAATCATATATTCAGCAGGCCACTTATCCGTATTTGCCTTTATGGATTACAGCGACTTGCGACTTTACCCGCTTTGATGCCCTGGCTACTTCGGCAGGCGAATCCGTATTCCTCAACGAGAAAAGTGGAGGTATCGCCTTATTTACCACCACGCGTGCCGTCTTTTCACAAGACAATGCGGTCATTAACCAGGCTATTATCCGTAATCTGTTCTCTCGAGAAGGCAACCGGCGTTACACGTTGGGCGAAGTGATGATGAAAGCCAAGCAAAGTATGGAAACTGATTCCAACAAATTAAACTTCACCTTGATTGGAGACCCTGCATTGACGCTGACTTTCCCCGATTATAGTATTGCTGTAACAGAAATCAATGGAAAGCAGCTAGATTCGTCCGAAGATATTACAATCAAAGCATTGGAACGAGTTACCATCAAAGGCGAAGTGCGGAAACCGGACGGAACCAAAGATAGTGGGTTTACAGGGCCGTTGCAATCAACTATCTTCGACAGCAAATCGACAATCACAACGCTGGATAATTTCAGTACCGGAACAAAATTCCAGTATGAAGATTATCCCAATACGTTATATATAGGAAATGATACGGTTCGTAACGGGGAATTTTCTTTTACCTTTACGGTTCCGAAAGACATCGCCTACTCTAACGACTTCGGTAAAATGAACTTCTATGCCCTGAACAACCAGGATTCTATCGAGGCACAAGGTTCTTTCATGGATTTCCGCGTGGGTGGCACATCCGATACGGGCGGTGACGATACAGAAGGTCCCGAGATCCGTTATCTGTATCTGAACGATACAACCTTTGTAGACGGAGGACAAGTCAATTCCACTCCGCTGTTTGTGGCTTCGCTTTGGGACAAAAGCGGTATCAACATTACAGGCAGCAGCATTGGTCACGACATGATGCTGATTATCGACAATCAGACATCAAAGAGCTATAACCTGAATGATTATTATCAGCTGGTTGGCAACGACGGTGCCGGGCAAGTGATCTTCTCGATTCCGCAACTGGAGGCTGGCCTGCATACCGCCGAATTCAAAGTATGGGATGTTCTGAATAATTCAACGACACAGACATTCACTTTTGAGGTGGTAAAAGACATGAAGCCGAATCTGATTTCCGTCTATGCGACACCGGTTCCGGCACGTGAACAGGTGACTTTCCACCTGAAGCACAATTTCCCGGAATCACAGCTGACAGTCAAAATAGAAGTATATGACATGGCAGGCCGTTTGCGCTGGAGCCACGAAGAAACAGGTTCGTCAGAAGCCTTTAAAGATTATCAATTGGAATGGAATATGATGGGCAACGGCAATGCCCGTCTGCGTCCGGGCGTATATATTTACCGGGCTTCTTTGCGGTCTGGTAATTCCCAAACGGCAACGGGAGCGAATAAAATGATTATCCTTGCACAATAA
- a CDS encoding redox-sensing transcriptional repressor Rex, whose protein sequence is MTRDEIRTITKVPEPTLRRLPWYLAFVKLLRGKGETVISSTQISKEINVDSSQVAKDLSFVNVTGKTRVGYEIDALVEELEDFLGFTSSHKAFLFGVGSLGAALLHDTGLKQYGLDIVAGFDVRPELEGQMINGIPVYHIDRFPEMREQLGATIGVITVPVDRAQEVADQIIAGGIKGLWNFTPFRIRVPENIVIQNTSMYAHLAVMFNRLNSINH, encoded by the coding sequence ATGACCCGTGATGAGATAAGAACAATAACAAAGGTACCAGAACCGACATTACGCCGGTTACCCTGGTATCTGGCTTTTGTGAAGCTGTTGAGAGGAAAAGGAGAAACTGTCATCTCGTCTACCCAGATTTCAAAGGAAATCAATGTAGATTCCAGTCAGGTTGCCAAAGATTTATCATTCGTGAATGTAACGGGGAAAACCCGCGTCGGCTACGAAATTGATGCCTTGGTAGAAGAGCTGGAAGATTTTTTGGGTTTCACTTCATCGCACAAAGCCTTCCTGTTTGGCGTGGGAAGCTTAGGAGCGGCCCTGCTTCATGACACCGGACTAAAGCAATACGGTCTGGATATAGTAGCCGGCTTTGACGTCCGCCCCGAACTTGAAGGACAAATGATCAACGGTATTCCGGTTTATCATATTGACCGGTTTCCGGAAATGCGTGAACAGCTGGGTGCTACCATCGGAGTAATTACCGTACCCGTCGACAGAGCCCAGGAAGTAGCCGACCAGATCATAGCCGGAGGCATCAAGGGATTATGGAATTTTACACCGTTCCGCATCCGAGTACCCGAAAATATCGTCATACAAAATACCTCCATGTACGCCCATCTGGCCGTGATGTTTAATCGTTTGAACTCAATAAATCACTAA
- a CDS encoding GSCFA domain-containing protein, translating into MEFYTQLTYPKPLFQFSYQDPVLLLGSCFVENIGTRMTDLKFQTDVNPFGTLYNPASISHAIRRLIEPEPYREKDLFSANGLFHSFDHHSRFSALSVETCLDQINTRLDASACFFRRCHRLIITWGTSWVYRLKETGAIVGNCHKLPERSFVRQRLSVPDIVDDWKALLGELLHINPELKVLFTVSPIRHWKDGAHGNQLSKATLLLAIDELNQLFPEETAYFPSYEIMMDELRDYRFYADDMLHPSAQAIEYIWEQFVAHLVDAESQAVLKSCQEIQKAIAHKPFNPESEAYRQFILQTLLKIDRLNEKMTFFDYTKERNILKSKLK; encoded by the coding sequence ATGGAATTCTATACACAACTGACATACCCGAAGCCGCTTTTTCAGTTTTCTTACCAGGATCCGGTCTTGCTGCTTGGTTCCTGTTTTGTGGAAAACATCGGGACTCGCATGACAGACCTGAAGTTTCAGACCGATGTCAATCCTTTCGGTACACTTTACAATCCGGCTTCCATCAGTCATGCTATCCGGCGGTTGATTGAGCCGGAGCCTTATCGGGAAAAGGATTTGTTTTCTGCCAATGGGCTGTTTCATAGTTTCGATCATCACAGCCGTTTTTCGGCACTCTCTGTTGAAACTTGCCTGGATCAGATTAATACCCGGCTGGATGCTTCGGCCTGTTTCTTCCGCCGTTGCCACCGACTGATTATTACCTGGGGCACATCGTGGGTTTACCGGCTAAAAGAAACCGGAGCGATTGTCGGGAATTGCCACAAACTGCCCGAGCGAAGCTTTGTTCGTCAGCGTCTGTCGGTTCCTGATATTGTAGATGACTGGAAAGCCTTGCTGGGTGAACTGCTACACATCAATCCAGAACTGAAGGTCCTCTTCACCGTCAGTCCGATTCGCCACTGGAAAGACGGTGCTCATGGCAATCAGCTCAGTAAAGCGACTTTGTTGTTGGCGATTGATGAGCTGAATCAGTTGTTTCCTGAAGAAACCGCCTATTTCCCTTCTTACGAGATTATGATGGACGAGTTGCGGGATTACCGTTTCTATGCCGACGATATGCTGCATCCGTCGGCCCAGGCGATTGAATATATCTGGGAACAATTTGTCGCTCACTTAGTTGATGCGGAAAGTCAGGCTGTATTAAAATCGTGTCAGGAAATACAGAAAGCCATTGCTCATAAACCTTTCAATCCGGAGAGCGAAGCATACCGGCAATTTATTCTTCAAACTTTGTTAAAGATTGACCGACTTAACGAGAAAATGACTTTCTTTGACTATACAAAAGAGCGAAATATTTTAAAGTCTAAATTGAAATAG
- a CDS encoding T9SS type A sorting domain-containing protein, with translation MKIIYGIILWATAILPSAYAEKAIPFVPAIHQTEPKSIEISAYDSCIRVKNAPTGSVLEIYSVVGIKVKEIKITSSDGEYPVNIPKGYYIIRIGETVRKVVIR, from the coding sequence ATGAAAATCATTTATGGAATTATCTTATGGGCAACAGCTATTCTTCCATCGGCGTATGCGGAGAAGGCAATTCCTTTTGTCCCTGCCATTCATCAGACCGAGCCAAAGTCGATTGAGATCTCCGCTTACGACAGTTGCATTCGGGTAAAAAACGCGCCGACCGGTAGTGTATTGGAAATTTATAGTGTTGTAGGCATTAAAGTCAAAGAGATCAAAATCACTTCTTCCGACGGAGAATATCCCGTTAATATTCCCAAGGGGTATTACATTATCCGTATCGGAGAAACCGTCCGCAAGGTAGTTATCCGTTAA
- the porV gene encoding type IX secretion system outer membrane channel protein PorV has translation MIKNRSLKLWSLVALLFISATKLYAQENVKAQFAPINTAVPSLSIAPDARGGGMGDNGVATLPDVNSQYWNPAKYVFNYSQAGVSLSYTPWLRKLVNDVALVNLSGYYKLGSDDRQAIGASLRYFSFGEVQNNDENSGATLMTLNPYEMALDVSYSRKLSEAFSMAVALRYIRSDQGADPTAEMVPGNAFSADIAGYLERYVIMGQAEALWSFGFNVSNIGTKISYDGGGTNQFLPTKLSIGTGLLYPIDDYNQIGAYVDLSKYLVPSEPQRTGTTQEDEQDYNNRVEEYNSMSSITGMFKSFGDSPLGFKGELQEIMASIGIEYSYNQQFFVRGGYYYENENMGNRQYFSFGAGFRMSVFQLDAAYLVSTVPSNPLDQTLRFSLSFDMDGIKNLFK, from the coding sequence ATGATAAAAAATCGTAGTTTGAAGCTTTGGAGTCTTGTCGCACTTTTATTTATCTCGGCAACCAAACTGTACGCACAGGAAAATGTTAAGGCACAATTTGCCCCAATCAATACGGCTGTTCCATCCTTGTCTATTGCTCCAGACGCACGTGGTGGCGGTATGGGTGACAATGGTGTGGCAACGCTTCCCGATGTGAATTCACAATATTGGAATCCGGCCAAATACGTATTCAACTACAGCCAGGCCGGCGTTTCACTTTCCTATACACCTTGGTTGCGTAAGTTGGTCAACGACGTGGCTTTAGTAAATCTGTCCGGTTATTATAAATTAGGTAGCGATGACCGCCAGGCAATCGGAGCTTCTCTACGTTATTTCTCTTTTGGTGAAGTACAAAACAATGACGAGAACAGTGGTGCCACACTGATGACTCTGAATCCTTACGAAATGGCTTTAGACGTCAGCTATAGCCGTAAGTTATCGGAAGCCTTTTCTATGGCAGTTGCCTTACGCTATATCCGTTCCGATCAAGGAGCTGACCCGACAGCGGAAATGGTTCCGGGCAATGCCTTCTCAGCAGATATTGCCGGATATCTGGAACGCTATGTCATCATGGGCCAGGCAGAAGCGTTGTGGAGCTTCGGATTCAATGTATCCAACATCGGTACCAAAATATCCTATGACGGTGGCGGAACCAACCAGTTCCTGCCAACCAAATTATCGATCGGTACAGGTCTATTATACCCGATTGACGATTATAACCAGATCGGAGCTTATGTAGACTTGAGTAAATACCTGGTTCCAAGTGAACCGCAGCGGACAGGTACTACACAGGAAGACGAACAAGATTATAACAACCGGGTAGAAGAATACAACTCCATGTCGTCTATCACCGGTATGTTTAAATCATTTGGTGATTCTCCGTTAGGATTTAAAGGAGAATTACAGGAAATCATGGCATCTATCGGTATTGAATACAGTTATAATCAACAGTTCTTCGTACGTGGCGGATATTACTATGAGAATGAGAATATGGGTAATCGACAGTATTTCTCATTCGGAGCCGGCTTCCGTATGAGTGTATTCCAGTTGGATGCAGCTTATCTGGTCAGCACCGTGCCAAGCAACCCGTTGGATCAGACCCTGCGTTTCTCTCTGTCATTCGATATGGACGGAATCAAGAACTTATTCAAATAA
- a CDS encoding fumarylacetoacetate hydrolase family protein encodes MKIIAVGMNYAAHNKELHHTLELTEPTIFMKSDSSLLKDGKPFFIPDFSSEIHYETELVVKIDRLGKNIAERFAHRYYSEVTVGIDFTARDLQRRLREQGLPWEISKAFDNSAAIGTFIPLEEAGNINQLSFHLDINGKTVQQGNTADMLFPVDKIIAYVSRFFTLKIGDLIYTGTPVGVGPVSIGDHLEGYLGERKLLDFHVR; translated from the coding sequence ATGAAAATAATTGCCGTTGGAATGAACTATGCGGCCCACAATAAAGAGCTGCATCATACGTTAGAATTAACAGAGCCTACCATCTTTATGAAGTCTGATTCTTCGTTATTGAAAGACGGAAAGCCTTTTTTCATTCCGGATTTCTCGTCGGAGATTCATTATGAGACGGAGCTGGTAGTGAAGATTGACCGGTTGGGAAAGAATATTGCTGAACGCTTTGCTCACCGCTATTACAGCGAAGTAACAGTTGGCATCGACTTTACGGCCAGAGACCTGCAACGGCGCTTGCGCGAACAAGGTCTGCCGTGGGAAATCAGCAAAGCATTCGACAACTCTGCGGCAATCGGCACTTTCATTCCACTGGAAGAAGCTGGTAACATTAATCAGCTATCGTTTCATCTGGACATTAACGGAAAGACGGTACAACAGGGAAATACAGCAGATATGCTCTTTCCAGTAGACAAGATCATTGCCTATGTCAGCCGTTTCTTTACGTTGAAAATCGGCGATCTGATTTATACCGGAACGCCCGTCGGCGTCGGTCCGGTCAGCATTGGCGATCACCTGGAAGGATATTTAGGCGAACGGAAACTACTGGACTTCCATGTACGTTGA
- a CDS encoding bifunctional UDP-N-acetylmuramoyl-tripeptide:D-alanyl-D-alanine ligase/alanine racemase — MEYAIQDVAQIIGAKTNTLHDCTISILLTDSRRLSFPESSLFFALETKTNDGHRYIQDLYKLRVRNFVVSKMLPEFAQMEEANFLLVKDVLAALQKLVAYHRKRFQIPVIGITGSNGKTVVKEFLYQLLHNEFDIVRSPRSYNSQIGVPLSVWEMNEKNTLGIFEAGISQPDEMEKLQPIIAPTIGVLTSIGEAHQENFISINQKCLEKLMLFNDSEAIIYDGDNPLISTLIESACLSHKAIAWSRTDREAPLFIESIEKKQDETVIHCTLLGFDRTYTIPFVDDASIENVIHCLAVMLYLKPTSVNDTEKFAHLEPVEMRLDVKEGIQGCLLINDTYNSDINSLDIALDFLQSRKVAKNLKSTLILSDILQSGTLPKSLYKKVADLVERKKVNRLIGIGKDLKEFASVFGEQLEKSFYQTTDEFIASPEIKKFNNEVILLKGSRHFHFERISELLEKKVHETILEVNLSAIVHNFNFYRSKLKPETKMVCMVKAFGYGSGSFELAKTLQEHRCDYLAVAVADEGAALRKEGITIPIIVMNPEFSSFNTMFEYNLEPEVYSFRLLDAMIKETERRGIIAYPIHIKIDTGMHRLGFQPYEVPQLIEHLKTQSGVKVRSVFSHLAGSDSFVFDDFTQQQLEKFKEAATSLENGLGHPVIKHILNTAGIERFPQWQMDMVRLGIGLYGVSASGINGLRTISKLKTTILQIQHVPAGDSIGYSRRSYVERDSRIAIIPIGYADGLDRHFSNGHGEVVIRGKRCPIIGNICMDACMVDVTDTDAQEGDSVIVFGEELPVSELSDRLKTIPYEILTSVSPRVKRVYYWE; from the coding sequence ATGGAATACGCAATACAAGACGTAGCCCAGATTATCGGGGCTAAAACCAATACGTTACATGATTGCACAATTAGTATATTATTAACAGACAGCCGGCGCTTGTCGTTTCCTGAGTCAAGTCTGTTTTTTGCGTTAGAAACGAAGACAAACGACGGACACCGCTATATTCAGGATTTGTATAAGCTGCGAGTGCGAAATTTTGTTGTCAGCAAGATGTTGCCGGAATTTGCGCAAATGGAAGAAGCCAACTTCCTGCTGGTAAAAGATGTGCTGGCTGCCTTACAGAAACTGGTAGCTTATCACCGGAAACGTTTCCAGATCCCGGTCATCGGTATCACGGGAAGCAACGGAAAAACCGTTGTGAAGGAATTCCTCTATCAATTACTGCACAATGAATTTGATATCGTCCGTTCTCCGCGAAGCTACAATTCACAGATCGGCGTACCTCTTTCGGTCTGGGAAATGAATGAAAAGAATACGTTAGGTATCTTCGAAGCAGGTATTTCGCAGCCCGACGAAATGGAGAAGTTGCAGCCGATTATCGCGCCGACCATTGGTGTATTGACCAGTATTGGCGAAGCTCATCAGGAAAACTTTATCTCAATCAACCAAAAGTGCCTGGAGAAGCTGATGCTTTTCAATGATAGCGAAGCCATCATCTATGATGGTGACAACCCGTTGATATCAACATTAATTGAATCGGCCTGCCTCTCACATAAGGCTATTGCTTGGAGCCGGACCGATCGCGAAGCACCCTTGTTTATCGAGTCGATCGAGAAGAAACAGGATGAAACTGTCATTCATTGTACGCTGTTGGGCTTCGACCGGACCTATACGATTCCGTTTGTCGATGATGCTTCTATCGAGAATGTCATTCACTGCCTGGCCGTCATGTTGTACTTAAAGCCTACAAGCGTAAACGACACTGAAAAGTTTGCACATCTCGAACCGGTTGAAATGCGTCTGGATGTAAAAGAAGGCATTCAAGGATGTCTGCTGATCAACGATACCTATAATTCAGATATTAATTCACTGGATATCGCCCTCGATTTCCTGCAAAGCCGGAAAGTAGCCAAGAATCTGAAATCAACCTTGATTCTTTCTGATATTCTGCAGTCAGGGACGTTGCCCAAGTCATTATATAAGAAAGTAGCAGATCTGGTAGAACGGAAGAAAGTCAACCGCTTGATCGGCATCGGAAAAGACCTGAAAGAGTTTGCTTCGGTGTTTGGTGAGCAGCTGGAGAAATCATTCTATCAGACAACCGACGAGTTTATTGCTTCACCCGAAATCAAGAAGTTTAACAACGAAGTTATCTTGTTGAAAGGTTCACGTCATTTCCACTTCGAACGGATCTCAGAACTACTGGAAAAGAAAGTACATGAAACGATCTTGGAAGTCAATCTGTCGGCCATTGTTCACAACTTCAACTTCTACCGGTCGAAACTGAAACCGGAGACGAAGATGGTCTGCATGGTAAAAGCCTTCGGATATGGCAGCGGTTCATTTGAATTAGCTAAGACGTTGCAGGAACACCGGTGTGATTATTTGGCAGTAGCTGTGGCCGACGAAGGAGCCGCCTTGCGGAAAGAAGGTATTACCATTCCAATCATCGTTATGAATCCGGAATTCAGCAGTTTCAATACCATGTTTGAATATAATCTGGAGCCCGAAGTATACAGTTTCCGTCTGCTGGATGCTATGATCAAGGAAACAGAACGTCGCGGTATTATTGCTTATCCGATACATATTAAGATCGACACTGGTATGCACCGTTTAGGATTTCAGCCTTATGAAGTTCCTCAGCTAATCGAACATCTGAAAACGCAAAGTGGTGTCAAAGTACGTTCGGTTTTCTCACATCTGGCAGGAAGTGATTCCTTCGTATTCGACGACTTTACGCAGCAGCAACTGGAAAAGTTTAAGGAAGCAGCCACTTCTCTGGAAAACGGCTTAGGACATCCGGTTATCAAACATATTCTGAATACGGCCGGAATCGAACGGTTCCCGCAATGGCAGATGGATATGGTACGATTAGGTATCGGACTATATGGCGTAAGTGCATCTGGTATTAACGGATTAAGAACCATCAGTAAGCTGAAAACGACTATTCTGCAGATTCAACATGTACCAGCAGGCGATTCAATCGGATACAGTCGCCGAAGTTATGTAGAACGAGACTCGCGAATTGCCATCATACCAATCGGATACGCCGACGGATTAGACCGGCATTTCAGTAATGGGCACGGAGAAGTAGTAATTCGGGGCAAGCGTTGTCCGATCATTGGTAATATCTGTATGGATGCTTGTATGGTAGATGTTACTGATACCGACGCGCAGGAAGGCGATAGTGTGATAGTCTTCGGAGAAGAATTGCCTGTATCCGAACTCTCAGACCGGTTGAAGACAATTCCTTATGAAATCCTTACATCTGTTTCACCTCGTGTAAAACGGGTTTATTATTGGGAGTAA